The Triticum aestivum cultivar Chinese Spring chromosome 3A, IWGSC CS RefSeq v2.1, whole genome shotgun sequence genome includes a region encoding these proteins:
- the LOC123063439 gene encoding CST complex subunit STN1 isoform X3, with protein sequence MDSLHLVHVKLLAADLLTLTPRHTSPASFVRCGRTVARAEVVGIVVSRDRREKFLRFLVDDGTGCIPCVLWLNHRYLNANSSSDSDPTGEMALKMSEVVRLGTLLRVRGRIVMYRGAIQIAARDVVLEEDPNVEVLHWLQCVHMAKECYDLPLPSA encoded by the coding sequence ATGGACTCCCTTCATCTTGTGCACGTCAAGCTTCTGGCTGCCGACCTTCTCACGCTCACCCCCCGACATACATCGCCGGCTTCCTTTGTTCGCTGTGGCCGTACAGTTGCTCGTGCCGAGGTTGTCGGGATCGTTGTTTCACGTGACCGCAGGGAGAAGTTTCTCCGCTTCCTGGTTGATGATGGCACTGGCTGTATACCGTGTGTCCTGTGGTTGAACCACCGGTACCtgaatgcaaacagttcatccgattcTGATCCAACTGGAGAGATGGCATTGAAAATGTCGGAGGTGGTACGCCTGGGCACCCTGTTGAGGGTTCGTGGGAGGATTGTCATGTACCGTGGTGCAATTCAGATTGCTGCTAGAGACGTGGTTCTAGAGGAGGACCCTAATGTGGAGGTTCTACATTGGTTGCAGTGCGTTCACATGGCCAAGGAATGTTATGATTTGCCACTACCTTCTGCTTGA
- the LOC123063435 gene encoding glucan endo-1,3-beta-glucosidase GI, translating into MTIGVCYGVVANNLPPANEVVQLYRSKGLTGMRIYFADAKALSALRGSGIGLILDVGGTDVLASLAANASNAANWVRDNVRPYYPAVNIKYIAAGNEVLGGDTQNIVPAIRNLNAALAGAGLGAIKVSTSIRFDAVTNTFPPSNGVFAQAYMTDVARLLASTGAPLLANVYPYFAYKDNPRDIQLNYATFRPGTTVRDQNNGLTYTCLFDAMVDALVAALERAGAPGVRVVVSESGWPSASGFAATADNARAYNQGLIDHVGGGTPKRPGALETYIFAMFNENFKTGQLTEKHFGLFNPDKSPAYPIQFR; encoded by the coding sequence ATGACGATCGGCGTCTGCTACGGCGTGGTCGCCAACAACCTCCCGCCGGCCAACGAGGTGGTGCAGCTCTACAGGTCCAAGGGCCTCACCGGCATGCGCATCTACTTCGCCGACGCCAAGGCCCTCTCCGCGCTCCGCGGCTCCGGCATCGGCCTCATCCTCGACGTCGGCGGCACCGACGTGCTGGCCAGCCTCGCCGCCAACGCCTCCAACGCCGCGAACTGGGTCCGGGATAACGTCAGGCCCTACTATCCGGCGGTGAACATCAAGTACATCGCCGCCGGCAACGAGGTCCTGGGCGGCGACACGCAGAACATCGTCCCGGCCATACGGAACCTCAACGCGGCCCTCGCCGGCGCCGGCCTCGGCGCCATCAAGGTGTCCACCTCGATCCGGTTCGACGCGGTGACCAACACCTTCCCGCCCTCCAACGGCGTGTTCGCGCAGGCCTACATGACGGACGTGGCCCGGCTCCTGGCGAGCACCGGCGCGCCGCTGCTGGCCAACGTGTACCCCTACTTCGCCTACAAGGACAACCCGCGGGACATCCAGCTGAACTACGCGACGTTCCGGCCGGGCACCACGGTGCGCGACCAGAACAACGGGCTGACCTACACGTGCCTGTTCGACGCCATGGTGGACGCCCTGGTGGCGGCGCTGGAGCGGGCCGGCGCGCCGGGGGTGAGGGTGGTGGTTTCGGAGAGCGGGTGGCCGTCGGCGAGCGGGTTCGCGGCGACGGCGGACAACGCGAGGGCGTACAACCAGGGGCTGATCGACCACGTCGGCGGGGGCACGCCCAAGAGGCCCGGCGCGCTGGAGACGTACATCTTCGCCATGTTCAACGAGAACTTCAAGACCGGGCAGCTCACCGAGAAGCACTTCGGGCTGTTCAACCCGGACAAGTCGCCGGCGTACCCTATCCAGTTCCGTTAG
- the LOC123063442 gene encoding uncharacterized protein, with the protein MTRSSATPPSSPRRRAPPPIVPLQLIQSRPPESLAAGHKYLTVALCFSTGAAYVHLGSSCRTQRSLVAHIRWSAHRLNSIRLQPCSGQSGTKMKSSVFFSLNSTYQIQLRVGNGRTQYSKPNGFLKQNSMQPRGRIAATRMCTHSSECQDPIIMRMASGLGHGRLGMEPFGIFHSSLCIY; encoded by the exons ATGACTAGATCCTCGGCCACGCCACCGTCCTCTCCCCGTCGTCGCGCGCCTCCGCCTATCGTTCCTCTGCAGCTTATCCAGTCCCGACCGCCGGAGAGTCTCGCTGCTGGGCACAAGTACCTTACAGTCGCATTGTGCTTCTCCACTGGGGCAGCGTACGTACATCTTGGAA GTTCGTGTAGAACCCAGCGGAGTTTAGTGGCGCATATCAG GTGGAGTGCGCATAGATTGAATTCCATCCGCTTACAGCCTTGCTCTGGCCAGAGTGGTACTAAAATGAAGAGTTCGGTGTTTTTCAGCCTCAACAGTACATATCAAATTCAATTGAG GGTTGGAAATGGTCGAACTCAATATAGCAAACCAAATGGATTTCTAAAGCAAAATTCAATGCAACCGAGGGGGAGAATAGCAGCTACACGG ATGTGTACACATTCTTCTGAATGCCAAGACCCCATAATTATGCGGATGGCTTCTGGTCTTGGGCATGGAAGATTAGGCATGGAACCATTCGGGATATTTCACAGTTCGCTCTGCATATACTAA
- the LOC123063439 gene encoding uncharacterized protein isoform X2 codes for MQPRPAQDALFWLLLPAQRRPAALNPTANGAARGRPERILAGYPAPPPGTVFRNSIPSGAHSSGPRPQDRVGRSAEPVNPQSSGLRLSTSSRPCVNRAPEQGQAVICLRNMQWKASFLLSLMSIALEYCSWKLHGVYGGKGWQKILWIHLFQRAARMKKFCVAFMSGSCVFRMTRMRDHPCQRF; via the exons ATGCAGCCGAGGCCAGCCCAGGACGCCCTCTTCTGGCTTCTGCTCCCAGCACAGCGCCGGCCTGCAGCTCTGAACCCTACCGCCAACGGTGCGGCGCGCGGCCGGCCGGAGCGTATCCTCGCCGGCTATCCGGCGCCGCCACCAGGCACCGTCTTCCGCAACTCCATACCTTCGGGTGCTCACTCCTCCGGGCCCCGACCTCAAGACCGTGTCGGCCGCTCGGCGGAGCCCGTGAATCCTCAATCCTCAGGGCTCAGGCTGTCCACTTCCTCAAGACCGTGCGTCAATCGAGCTCCAGAGCAAGGGCAAG CGGTTATATGTCTCCGGAATATGCAATGGAAGGCCTCTTTTCTGTTAAGTCTGATGTCTATAGCTTTGGAGTATTGCTCTTGGAAACT GCATGGAGTCTATGGAGGGAAGGGCTGGCAAAAGATCTTGTGGATCCATCTGTTTCAGAGAGCTGCTCGGATGAAGAAGTTTTGTGTTGCATTCATGTCGGGCTCTTGTGTGTTCAGGATGACTCGGATGCGAGACCACCCATGTCAACGGTTTTAA
- the LOC123063447 gene encoding CST complex subunit STN1, with product MDSLHLVHVKLFAADLLTLTPRHTSPPSFVRCGRTVARAEVVGIVVSRDRREKFLRFLVDDGTGCVPCVLWLNHQYLNANSSSDSDPTGEMALKMSEVVRLGTLLRVRGRIVMYRGAIQIAARDVVLEEDPNVEVLHWLQCVHMAKECYDLPLPSA from the coding sequence ATGGACTCCCTTCATCTTGTGCATGTCAAACTTTTCGCTGCCGACCTTCTCACGCTGACTCCCCGACATACATCGCCGCCTTCTTTTGTTCGCTGTGGCCGTACAGTTGCTCGTGCTGAGGTTGTTGGGATTGTTGTTTCACGTGACCGCAGGGAGAAGTTCCTGCGCTTCCTGGTTGATGATGGCACTGGCTGTGTACCATGTGTCCTGTGGCTGAACCACCAGTACCTgaatgcaaacagttcatcagaTTCTGATCCAACTGGAGAGATGGCATTGAAAATGTCGGAGGTGGTACGCTTGGGCACTTTGTTGAGGGTTCGTGGGAGGATTGTCATGTACCGTGGTGCAATTCAGATTGCTGCTAGAGACGTGGTTCTAGAGGAGGACCCTAATGTGGAGGTTCTACATTGGTTACAGTGCGTTCACATGGCCAAGGAATGTTATGATTTGCCACTACCTTCTGCTTGA
- the LOC123063439 gene encoding CST complex subunit STN1 isoform X1, with translation MLSVCGFLEKMRGGLLPALICFSLCSGHGLKTGAPPWFAAESETNQLTTESEASFSTQLSMDSLHLVHVKLLAADLLTLTPRHTSPASFVRCGRTVARAEVVGIVVSRDRREKFLRFLVDDGTGCIPCVLWLNHRYLNANSSSDSDPTGEMALKMSEVVRLGTLLRVRGRIVMYRGAIQIAARDVVLEEDPNVEVLHWLQCVHMAKECYDLPLPSA, from the exons ATGTTATCAGTGTGTGGTTTCCTTGAAAAAATGCGCGGTGGTTTGCTCCCCGCGCTGATCTGCTTCTCGCTATGCAGCGGCCACGGACTGAAGACAGGGGCACCACCGTGGTTTGCTGCAGAATCTGAAACCAACCAATTAACTACAGAATCTGAAGCCTCTTTTTCAACTCA ACTCAGCATGGACTCCCTTCATCTTGTGCACGTCAAGCTTCTGGCTGCCGACCTTCTCACGCTCACCCCCCGACATACATCGCCGGCTTCCTTTGTTCGCTGTGGCCGTACAGTTGCTCGTGCCGAGGTTGTCGGGATCGTTGTTTCACGTGACCGCAGGGAGAAGTTTCTCCGCTTCCTGGTTGATGATGGCACTGGCTGTATACCGTGTGTCCTGTGGTTGAACCACCGGTACCtgaatgcaaacagttcatccgattcTGATCCAACTGGAGAGATGGCATTGAAAATGTCGGAGGTGGTACGCCTGGGCACCCTGTTGAGGGTTCGTGGGAGGATTGTCATGTACCGTGGTGCAATTCAGATTGCTGCTAGAGACGTGGTTCTAGAGGAGGACCCTAATGTGGAGGTTCTACATTGGTTGCAGTGCGTTCACATGGCCAAGGAATGTTATGATTTGCCACTACCTTCTGCTTGA